In Symmachiella dynata, the following are encoded in one genomic region:
- a CDS encoding acyl-CoA thioesterase — translation MSKLAFDLEIYSYQIDFAQHVSNIVYIEWMEIGRLQLLKAMGMPLDKIAEQGFHPILVETQISYKKPFFLGEVVLGHVWVTELAKVSVWLEFSFADEQGETRATGRQRGLFVDSATSRPKRLTAEQMSVFERFRDG, via the coding sequence ATGTCCAAACTGGCCTTCGACCTCGAAATCTATTCCTACCAAATCGATTTCGCGCAGCACGTCAGCAACATCGTCTATATCGAGTGGATGGAAATCGGACGGCTGCAATTGCTCAAGGCGATGGGCATGCCGCTGGATAAAATCGCCGAGCAAGGCTTTCATCCGATCTTGGTCGAGACGCAAATCAGCTACAAAAAACCATTCTTTTTGGGCGAAGTCGTCCTCGGCCACGTGTGGGTCACCGAGCTTGCCAAAGTCTCGGTCTGGCTAGAGTTCAGCTTCGCCGACGAGCAAGGCGAAACCCGCGCCACCGGCCGTCAACGCGGCCTGTTCGTCGATTCAGCCACCAGCCGCCCGAAACGTTTAACCGCCGAGCAGATGTCGGTGTTTGAGCGGTTCCGCGATGGGTGA
- a CDS encoding WD40 repeat domain-containing protein, translating into MTHASRSLALVLALSLNIGSDLPLTAADVKKTHLPRTDALGDPLPEAALLRMGTVRFQHAASVIDMALSPDEKAVVTFEDDIIVWDAATGKERWRSNTRQFGYSLPHASYGVRAIAFARDGQTFYTPGRPDDIIAWNVSSGGHTVITLQPGFPVPRDHLGRGNARSIDIAPDNQKFAVGNQSGLSVCDKTGKVLYQITNNPENPINDINNDRLRFGGDFSYGRFSPDGKLLAVVNSESPQQIRLHEAQSGKELRRIPLTNNLVRFDFSPDSKQIVVTERDSAVRLYEVATGNKVWDYKIELKNNAESYTCAVAFSPDAKTIAVCAPIGSDEDIHLLHAADGKRFGKPLVHQSKPWAVAFTADSTTLFSSGWDGRIRRWDVATQKQLTLPGALRATGASAASPDGKLVAFHDETGTVHLHNVADGREVRQLKVPGSTFSQLVFSPDSRQLAGAGVAGDQLQTTVWDLADGAVVHRWDWPVGRDPHTNFRDLRYSPDGQLLAAAVFRQDSAYFWNLSTGKQVAKLPHQEIFGLSFSPDNRTLATAGWDRVVRFWNAETGENLHEFHVSKIDPDNNQWDVSMHAVRYSPQNKLLATVHFSGHVHFWDVDSMKLVSQIYNRGGFSQGGSGFSPDGLWYATGDKSGRLRLWDPLTGQIVWDRGRHQDGTKARGFGGHGETLISSGDGVCYLWDLEPADLPLDKTLDQLWDDLAGQDSPAAYRAIWAMSKQPQATVELLGKKLLAVEEVVDMSRVGLDLPDEEANRRKRLKRLMVTKKPGMETLPTVQRAISLLVQIGTPEAVALVEKLTIANNEAVNQSAKHALSRIEKR; encoded by the coding sequence ATGACACACGCAAGTCGCTCATTAGCTTTGGTGTTGGCTCTCTCACTAAACATTGGCTCGGACCTGCCGCTGACGGCAGCCGACGTAAAAAAAACTCACCTCCCCAGGACTGACGCGCTCGGTGACCCGCTGCCCGAAGCGGCGCTACTGAGAATGGGAACAGTCCGTTTTCAACATGCCGCGAGCGTCATCGATATGGCGCTCTCTCCGGATGAAAAGGCTGTCGTCACCTTCGAAGACGACATCATCGTTTGGGATGCCGCCACGGGAAAGGAACGCTGGCGAAGTAACACCAGGCAATTTGGGTACTCGCTTCCACATGCCTCCTACGGCGTACGCGCCATCGCATTCGCCCGCGATGGTCAAACGTTCTATACGCCAGGCCGTCCGGACGACATCATCGCCTGGAATGTCTCATCTGGTGGTCATACGGTGATCACTTTGCAACCTGGATTTCCCGTTCCCCGTGACCATTTGGGGCGGGGTAATGCTCGGTCAATTGACATCGCTCCAGACAATCAAAAATTCGCCGTCGGCAATCAATCTGGATTGTCGGTTTGCGACAAAACGGGCAAGGTTCTGTATCAGATTACCAATAATCCTGAAAATCCCATCAACGACATAAATAACGACCGTCTGCGTTTCGGCGGGGACTTCAGTTACGGCCGGTTTTCGCCCGACGGCAAACTGTTAGCGGTCGTGAACAGCGAATCGCCACAGCAAATCCGACTGCACGAAGCCCAATCCGGTAAAGAACTGCGGCGAATTCCTCTGACCAATAACCTGGTCCGCTTTGACTTTTCACCCGACAGTAAGCAGATCGTCGTCACCGAACGAGACAGCGCTGTTCGTCTGTACGAAGTCGCCACCGGCAACAAAGTGTGGGACTACAAAATCGAATTAAAAAACAACGCGGAAAGTTACACTTGTGCCGTCGCTTTCAGCCCGGACGCCAAAACAATCGCCGTCTGCGCGCCAATCGGATCCGATGAAGACATTCACCTGCTGCACGCCGCCGATGGAAAACGCTTCGGCAAACCACTTGTGCACCAAAGCAAACCATGGGCCGTCGCCTTCACGGCGGATAGCACGACGTTATTCTCCTCCGGCTGGGACGGTAGGATTCGCCGTTGGGATGTCGCTACACAAAAACAATTAACTCTGCCCGGTGCGCTCCGCGCAACAGGGGCCTCCGCTGCGTCACCTGACGGAAAATTAGTGGCGTTTCATGATGAAACGGGCACCGTGCATCTCCACAATGTCGCCGACGGGAGAGAAGTCCGGCAACTGAAGGTACCAGGATCGACTTTTTCGCAATTGGTTTTCTCGCCTGACAGTCGGCAATTAGCGGGGGCGGGAGTTGCGGGCGATCAATTGCAAACCACCGTCTGGGATCTGGCGGACGGTGCGGTGGTCCACCGCTGGGATTGGCCCGTCGGCCGCGATCCCCATACCAATTTCAGAGACCTGCGCTATTCGCCGGACGGGCAATTATTAGCGGCAGCCGTCTTCCGACAGGACTCAGCTTACTTTTGGAATCTGTCAACTGGTAAGCAGGTGGCCAAGCTCCCGCATCAAGAAATTTTCGGACTCTCATTCAGCCCCGACAATCGCACATTGGCGACGGCTGGTTGGGATAGAGTCGTCCGTTTTTGGAACGCAGAAACCGGGGAAAACCTCCATGAATTCCATGTTAGTAAAATCGATCCCGACAACAATCAGTGGGATGTGTCGATGCATGCGGTCCGCTATTCGCCGCAAAACAAGTTATTGGCGACAGTGCATTTTAGCGGTCATGTCCATTTTTGGGACGTCGATAGTATGAAACTCGTTTCCCAGATTTATAATCGAGGTGGATTCAGCCAGGGCGGTTCTGGCTTTTCACCCGATGGACTATGGTATGCCACAGGTGACAAATCGGGGCGACTTAGATTATGGGACCCACTCACCGGGCAAATCGTCTGGGATCGTGGGCGGCATCAAGACGGCACGAAGGCCCGGGGATTCGGCGGCCATGGGGAAACGCTGATCAGCAGTGGCGACGGCGTTTGTTACCTGTGGGATCTGGAACCGGCCGACCTTCCGCTCGACAAAACCCTCGACCAGTTGTGGGACGATCTAGCCGGCCAGGATAGCCCGGCGGCATATCGCGCCATCTGGGCCATGTCAAAACAACCGCAAGCCACGGTGGAACTGTTGGGCAAAAAACTGCTGGCCGTCGAGGAGGTCGTCGATATGAGTCGCGTCGGCCTGGACCTGCCGGATGAGGAAGCAAACCGCCGCAAACGTTTGAAGCGGCTCATGGTTACCAAGAAACCGGGGATGGAAACCTTGCCCACCGTTCAACGCGCCATCTCCTTGCTGGTGCAAATCGGCACGCCCGAAGCGGTCGCGTTGGTCGAGAAACTCACCATCGCCAACAACGAAGCCGTCAACCAATCCGCCAAACACGCGCTGTCACGGATCGAGAAACGCTAA
- a CDS encoding FAD:protein FMN transferase, which yields MTLLCAVLLSANPTAPETWHRYEFQRIRMGIPVKISLYATDDDTAKHAAQAAFARMKQLDRILSDYDPDSELMQLCAQAGSDRDIPVSKDLKVVLEHSLRVSRETDGAFDVTVGPLVKLWRKARRKKQLPTAEALTEARAAVGYESIVLDAQSSKVRLIKPNMRLDLGGIAKGYAADQALLELKKHGVSRALIDAGGDIVVGDPPPDKDGWRIGMAPLQKRDGPPSRYVTLKNAGIATSGDAWQFVEIDGQRYSHIIDRNTGYGLTERSSVTVIAADGITSDALASAVSVLGVERGLALIEKTCGTSALVVTLEEGQPVVHASKAFPAGE from the coding sequence GTGACGTTGTTGTGTGCAGTTCTGTTGTCAGCCAATCCCACCGCACCGGAAACTTGGCATCGGTACGAATTTCAACGTATCCGTATGGGCATCCCGGTCAAGATTTCATTATATGCGACCGACGATGATACCGCAAAACATGCCGCCCAAGCCGCTTTTGCGCGGATGAAGCAACTGGACCGCATTCTAAGCGATTACGACCCTGACAGCGAGTTAATGCAACTTTGCGCACAAGCTGGAAGTGACCGCGACATTCCGGTTTCTAAGGACCTCAAGGTCGTACTGGAACATTCGTTACGCGTTTCTCGCGAAACCGACGGCGCTTTCGACGTAACCGTGGGACCGCTGGTCAAACTGTGGCGCAAAGCGCGCCGCAAAAAGCAACTCCCCACAGCGGAAGCACTTACTGAGGCTCGCGCGGCGGTCGGTTACGAATCCATTGTCCTTGATGCCCAGAGTTCGAAAGTGCGGCTGATTAAACCGAATATGCGGCTTGACCTGGGGGGAATCGCTAAGGGTTATGCCGCCGATCAAGCGCTCCTTGAACTGAAGAAGCATGGCGTGTCCCGCGCGCTGATCGACGCCGGTGGCGATATCGTCGTTGGGGATCCACCGCCGGACAAAGACGGCTGGCGGATCGGCATGGCTCCGCTGCAAAAACGAGATGGTCCGCCCAGCCGCTATGTGACGCTCAAAAACGCAGGGATCGCGACGTCGGGTGATGCATGGCAATTTGTAGAGATCGACGGCCAACGTTACTCGCACATCATCGACCGCAATACCGGTTACGGCCTCACCGAGCGGAGCAGCGTGACGGTGATCGCCGCCGATGGGATCACCTCCGATGCCTTGGCCTCAGCGGTGAGCGTATTGGGTGTCGAGCGAGGGTTGGCATTGATTGAAAAAACGTGCGGGACATCGGCGCTGGTTGTGACGCTCGAAGAAGGCCAACCGGTCGTGCATGCCTCGAAGGCATTTCCAGCGGGGGAATAA
- a CDS encoding SUMF1/EgtB/PvdO family nonheme iron enzyme: protein MNGQFPSVCSLLIAAVLAFNVLTVADAADKEPAAADAKTEKEMKPYKQTITGTDVSFEMLPIPGGTFTMGSPEDEADRYTDEAPQREVKIEPFWMGKCEVTWDEYDIWSFSLDQKIRKLRGVEPTEQDKKADAVTRPTPPYTDMTFSMGHDGFPAICMTQLAAKTYCKWLSQKTGHYYRLPTEAEWEYACRAGTTTAFSFGDDPGKIGEYAWYADNSDDQYQKVGKKKPNPWGLHDMHGNVNEWVLDQYQETYPAPDKSVQGPLPSPLVVATELYPRVVRGGSWEDDPADLRSATRRGSEEEWKYQDPQIPQSVWYHTDALFVGFRIVRPLRVPSEKERAELKLDAKKVVNQR, encoded by the coding sequence ATGAATGGACAATTCCCCTCGGTTTGCTCCTTGCTGATCGCTGCTGTTTTGGCCTTCAACGTTTTGACTGTCGCGGACGCCGCTGACAAAGAACCGGCCGCTGCGGATGCCAAAACCGAAAAGGAAATGAAACCCTACAAACAAACGATCACCGGGACCGACGTCTCCTTCGAAATGCTGCCGATTCCCGGCGGAACCTTCACCATGGGCAGCCCCGAGGATGAAGCCGATCGGTATACAGACGAGGCTCCACAGCGAGAAGTGAAAATCGAACCGTTTTGGATGGGCAAATGCGAAGTCACCTGGGACGAATACGACATTTGGTCCTTCAGCCTGGATCAAAAAATCCGCAAGCTGCGTGGTGTCGAGCCGACGGAACAGGACAAAAAAGCGGATGCGGTGACGCGTCCCACGCCCCCTTATACCGACATGACGTTCAGCATGGGGCACGATGGTTTCCCCGCGATCTGCATGACGCAATTGGCGGCGAAGACCTACTGCAAATGGCTCAGCCAAAAAACCGGTCATTATTACCGACTGCCGACCGAAGCGGAGTGGGAATACGCCTGCCGCGCCGGGACGACCACAGCGTTTTCTTTTGGCGACGATCCTGGAAAAATCGGCGAGTACGCTTGGTATGCCGATAACAGTGACGACCAGTATCAAAAAGTCGGCAAGAAAAAACCAAATCCGTGGGGCCTGCACGATATGCACGGCAACGTCAACGAATGGGTGCTCGATCAATACCAGGAAACCTATCCGGCTCCCGACAAATCGGTTCAAGGACCGTTGCCTAGTCCCCTGGTTGTCGCGACCGAATTGTACCCCCGCGTGGTTCGCGGTGGTTCCTGGGAAGATGATCCGGCCGACCTCCGCTCTGCGACACGGCGCGGTTCTGAAGAAGAATGGAAGTATCAGGATCCACAAATCCCGCAAAGCGTCTGGTATCACACTGATGCGCTATTTGTCGGATTTCGCATCGTGCGACCGCTCCGCGTCCCCAGTGAGAAAGAACGTGCGGAATTAAAACTCGATGCAAAAAAGGTCGTCAACCAGCGTTGA
- a CDS encoding Gfo/Idh/MocA family oxidoreductase encodes MSEKSNESSTRRDFLKASSVVAAGAGVLGNLSFSSQAFAAGDDTIRVGLIGAGGRGRGAATQALSTEGNIKLVAIADAFSDRLEDGLAYINGQMQKNKTPERVDVAEENKFVGFDAYQKVLDSDVDVVILATPPGFRPIHFEAAVNADKHVFMEKPVATDAPGVRKVLAAAQAAKQKNLAVGVGLQRHHQKPYLELVDRVHNGAIGDIVAMRVYWNGGGVWDPRRTREECSGEMEYQMRNWYYYTWLCGDHIVEQHIHNLDVGNWLMKANPATGEGYPVSASGMGGRQVRTDKKYGEIFDHHAVEYVYDNGTRMYSQCRHMPGCPGNVTEHAHGTKGVVHLGGRDYSIEGENNTKFKGKYRDPYQVEHDQLFAAIRSGTPYSEAERGAYSTLTAIIGRLATYSGKEIKWNQALNSEISLMPETYAWDAAPPTLPNEHGEYQIAHPGLSKVV; translated from the coding sequence ATGTCCGAAAAGTCTAACGAATCCTCAACCAGGCGTGATTTTCTGAAGGCTTCGTCGGTCGTTGCCGCCGGCGCAGGCGTATTGGGTAACCTCAGCTTCTCATCGCAGGCATTTGCCGCGGGCGACGACACCATTCGCGTGGGACTGATCGGTGCCGGCGGACGAGGACGCGGTGCCGCCACACAGGCGCTTTCCACCGAAGGCAACATCAAATTGGTGGCAATTGCCGATGCTTTCTCCGACCGACTGGAAGATGGTCTGGCGTACATCAATGGGCAAATGCAAAAGAACAAAACTCCCGAACGTGTGGATGTCGCTGAAGAGAACAAGTTCGTCGGTTTCGATGCCTACCAGAAGGTACTGGACAGTGACGTCGATGTGGTAATCTTGGCGACCCCGCCGGGATTTCGTCCGATTCATTTCGAAGCGGCCGTCAATGCCGACAAGCATGTCTTCATGGAAAAACCGGTCGCCACCGACGCACCGGGCGTTCGCAAAGTCTTGGCAGCCGCCCAAGCCGCTAAGCAAAAGAACTTGGCCGTCGGTGTGGGATTGCAACGGCATCACCAAAAGCCGTATCTGGAATTGGTCGATCGCGTGCACAACGGCGCGATCGGAGACATCGTGGCCATGCGAGTCTACTGGAATGGCGGCGGCGTCTGGGATCCGCGCCGGACGCGCGAAGAATGCTCCGGTGAAATGGAGTACCAAATGCGAAACTGGTACTACTACACCTGGCTGTGCGGCGACCACATCGTCGAACAGCACATCCACAACCTCGACGTCGGTAACTGGCTGATGAAAGCCAATCCCGCCACAGGAGAAGGTTATCCCGTCTCCGCGTCCGGCATGGGCGGACGGCAAGTTCGGACCGACAAAAAATACGGAGAAATCTTCGACCATCACGCGGTCGAATATGTGTACGACAACGGCACGCGGATGTACAGCCAATGCCGGCACATGCCAGGTTGTCCCGGAAACGTCACCGAGCACGCGCACGGGACCAAAGGGGTTGTGCACCTGGGTGGCCGCGACTACTCCATTGAAGGTGAAAACAACACCAAATTCAAAGGCAAGTACCGCGATCCTTACCAAGTCGAACACGACCAATTGTTCGCCGCCATCCGCTCCGGCACGCCTTACAGCGAAGCTGAACGAGGCGCCTATTCGACGTTGACGGCCATCATCGGCCGCTTGGCGACTTATTCCGGGAAAGAGATCAAATGGAACCAAGCCCTCAATTCTGAGATCAGCTTGATGCCCGAGACTTATGCCTGGGATGCCGCCCCGCCAACGTTGCCCAACGAGCATGGCGAATACCAGATCGCGCATCCCGGTTTATCGAAAGTCGTCTAA